The Vibrio sp. B1FLJ16 DNA segment CAACCTGGACAAGGGGGTTACTTGTACCGGGTTGGCTGCATTTTTGTTTCAGTTGTTTATAAATTGTTATTCATAGCCAGCGTTGTAGGGGGAGCTAGCAACTATTTACTTTCTAATAGTTGTTCTAATTTGTGTAATGTTTCCATAGCCCCCAAACATTGAGCTACGGAAGAGTTTGGTTCACGAGCTTCCTTAATTGCTGAAATAAATTCACGATCGATCAGTTCAATACCATTGTTTGAAACCGCCACATCAGACAGGTCAATTTGGTTATCATAGCCATCAAACAGGTCATCATATCTTGCGATATAAGTGCCTTCTTCACAGATATAGCGGAAGAAAGTACCCAATGGACCATCGTTGTTAAAGGATAAAGATAAAGTACAAATAGCACCTGAAGGCACTTTCATACCAATACTCATATCCATTGCGATTCCGAGATCTGGATGAATAGGGCCTTGCAATGCTTGCAACTGGCTGGATTCTTCTCCGGTTTGATACTGGAAAAGGTCAACGGTATGACAAGCATGGTGCCAAAGCAGATGGTCAGTCCATGTGCGAGGTTCACCTTTGGCGTTAGTATTTGTTCTGCGGAAGAAATAAGTTTGAACGTCCATCTGTTGGATATGGAGCTCACCCGCCTTTATTTTGTTATGAATCCACTGGTGGCTAGGGTTGAAACGACGAGTATGTCCAGCCATCGCAATTAGTCCCGTGCGCTGTTGTGTCTCCACTAAACGGCGAGAATCTTCAATGTTATCTGCCATAGGGATTTCAACTAATACGTGTTTACCCGCTTCTAAACATTCAATGCCCTGGCTGGCATGTAACTGAGTTGGGGTCGCAAGGATGACGGCTTCAACAGTATCAAGCTGCAATGCTTCGCTTAAACTATGGCAGATAGCCGCATTTGGATATTGTTCGCCTAGCACAGCCATTTTGTCAGCTTCTGCTCCAACCAAGGCCGTAACCGTGACGTCATTAATCTGTTTAAGAGCGTCGAGGTGTTTATTACCAAATGCGCCAGTGGCTCCTACCACACAAATATTCATAACGTTTCCTTTTGTTTACTGAGTTCTGCTAGTCAGTTTGATTCATTTAAGATCATGTTACTTGGAAAGAAATCCAGTGATTTAAAAATATCTTTGAGTGTAGACATTTGTTTGCTATCGATAGAGAATCTGTTGTTTTCTCTGCTCAACACCCCTTCTATATAGATTCCTTTTAAGTTTTCCACTCCGTCTTTTAGTCGCTTCTTTGCTTTATCTGGTGTTCTTAAGTCTGCGATTATTTGTCCTGGTTTAATAAGTTGTTCTAACTCGTTAACCCATGGATTTAAATCTGTACTACTGTCTGAAATCAAAACCAAGTGAGCGCTATTAACAGCATCTGATACAGATAAACAACCTTGAACCCCACACACGATGTATCTCTCTAATTGTTCTTTACATGTTTTCGCCTCTAATGCCAAAGGATCAAATGCTGTTATAACCCTATCTGGCCGGTTAAGCCCCAACCCAAGTATTGACTGTGCTGTATAGCCAAAACCGATAAAAGCAAGTCTTGAAATCTTTGGCATACATGTCCCTTATTTCAGAGTTTGTTTTAATTGCTTGTAAATTTTTGCTAACAAAACATTAGCAAGATGATTGAGATAGGGAAAATTAGAATTTAATATTGGCTATTCAAAATTTGAATAGCCAAAGTTCAATTGGCTATATATTTTTATTATATCTCTGTTAGAGATAACCCTATTTTTCTTATGGTAGAAATGAAGGCTTCCTGAGGTGTCGTACCCTGCCAGCTTTTACGAATAGTAATACCGATGGCACGCTTATTTTGATTGGAATCGTAGTCAACAATATCAAATAGCTGCTCGCTAAGTTCACGGTGCACTTGGTGCTTAGGAAGCATCGTTAACTTATTGCTGCCTATTAGAATTTCGCGAACCAGCATTTGTGAACTGGCTTCAATTATTTGAACTGGTAATGGGTGTTCCTTGCTCGCAAATATCTGCTCGAACATGGTTCTTCCCGGTGTA contains these protein-coding regions:
- a CDS encoding Gfo/Idh/MocA family oxidoreductase encodes the protein MNICVVGATGAFGNKHLDALKQINDVTVTALVGAEADKMAVLGEQYPNAAICHSLSEALQLDTVEAVILATPTQLHASQGIECLEAGKHVLVEIPMADNIEDSRRLVETQQRTGLIAMAGHTRRFNPSHQWIHNKIKAGELHIQQMDVQTYFFRRTNTNAKGEPRTWTDHLLWHHACHTVDLFQYQTGEESSQLQALQGPIHPDLGIAMDMSIGMKVPSGAICTLSLSFNNDGPLGTFFRYICEEGTYIARYDDLFDGYDNQIDLSDVAVSNNGIELIDREFISAIKEAREPNSSVAQCLGAMETLHKLEQLLESK